A region from the Vicia villosa cultivar HV-30 ecotype Madison, WI linkage group LG3, Vvil1.0, whole genome shotgun sequence genome encodes:
- the LOC131657342 gene encoding SUN domain-containing protein 4-like — translation MQRSRKALLQRRAIEKAASGRNCVYKVSLSLVFVLWGLVLLFSLWISSGNGYRDVSEEVRVKENERRQHKNSESDDEYLTKGIDPSNTLCSEEAKTDDFIGESLFDKENMDDFEHSGKEKYVLSIRKEHEVERSESSVKKIDRLSAAVPLGLDEFKSRAVSSKINWSTSPSGSVIHRVEPGGDEYNYASSSKGAKVLASNKDAKGASNILTRDKDKYLRNPCSTEEKFVVIELAEETLVDTIEIANFEHYSSNLKDFELHGSLVYPTDVWIFLGNFTASNVKQAQRFVLQEPKWVRYLKLNLQSHYGFEFYCTLSIVEVYGVDAVEKMLEDLIYAQENGEKKVAISPSDRNSFEHDDDNDDIWKIDSDTTTAETSSANDETVNRNTLDPIEETRQQVGRMPGDTVLKILMQKVRYLDVNLSVLEQYLEDLNSRYVKILKEYGKEVSETDIVLQMIKEDIRRFLARQETIMKDVRDLESWKFDFSEQLNHILRDNAVLRNEVEKVIENQVNLENKGVLVFCVCVIFSLFAILKLSLDMIMSICGAIKSRKFCKCSSSWFILLLSCNIIIFILTS, via the exons ATGCAGAGATCGCGTAAAGCTCTTTTACAAAGAAGAGCTATAGAGAAAGCTGCAAGTGGAAGAAACTGTGTTTATAAAGTTTCTTTGTCTTTGGTTTTTGTTTTGTGGGGACTTGTTTTGCTCTTCAGCTTATGGATCAGTTCCGGCAATGGATATCGAG ATGTTTCCGAGGAAGTTCGAGTCAAAGAAAACGAGCGCAGGCAGCATAAAAACTCCGAATCCGATGATGAATATTTGACTAAAGGGATTGATCCTTCTAATACTTTATGCTCTGAAGAAGCTAAAACTGATGATTTTATTGGTGAGTCGCTTTTCGACAAAGAAAACATGGACGATTTTGAGCACAGCGGTAAAGAAAAGTACGTTTTGTCGATTAGAAAGGAACACGAAGTTGAGAGATCTGAATCGTCTGTTAAGAAGATTGATCGGTTGTCTGCGGCCGTGCCACTCGGTCTCGATGAGTTCAAGAGCAGGGCAGTTAGTTCTAAAATTAATTGGAGTACTAGTCCATCGGGAAGTGTAATACATCGAGTAGAGCCGGGTGGCGATGAATACAATTACGCTTCTTCGTCGAAAGGTGCAAAAGTTTTAGCTTCTAACAAAGATGCTAAAGGAGCTTCGAATATCTTAACAAGAGACAAAGACAAATATCTTCGGAATCCGTGTTCTACGGAAGAGAAATTCGTTGTTATAGAACTTGCCGAAGAAACTTTGGTGGATACGATAGAAATTGCTAACTTTGAGCATTATTCTTCTAACTTGAAAGATTTTGAATTGCATGGTAGTTTGGTTTACCCGACCGATGTTTGGATATTTCTCGGAAATTTCACTGCCTCGAATGTGAAACAGGCGCAACGGTTTGTTCTTCAGGAACCGAAATGGGTTCGATATCTAAAATTGAATCTTCAAAGTCATTATGGATTCGAATTTTATTGCACATTGAGCATAGTTGAAGTTTATGGTGTCGACGCCGTTGAGAAAATGCTTGAGGATTTGATATATGCTCAAGAAAACGGTGAAAAGAAGGTAGCAATATCACCGTCCGATCGTAACTCGTTCGAGCACGATGATGATAATGACGATATTTGGAAAATCGATTCTGATACTACTACTGCAGAAACCTCTTCTGCGAACGATGAAACTGTAAACAGAAATACTCTCGATCCGATCGAGGAAACCCGTCAACAAGTTGGCAGGATGCCAGGGGATACTGTCCTAAAGATTCTAATGCAGAAAGTACGTTATCTCGACGTAAATTTGTCGGTTTTGGAGCAATATTTAGAGGACTTAAATTCTAGATATGTTAAAATTTTGAAAGAGTATGGCAAAGAGGTAAGCGAAACCGATATAGTTCTGCAGATGATCAAAGAGGACATCAGGAGGTTCCTTGCCAGACAAGAAACGATA ATGAAAGATGTTAGAGATCTTGAATCTTGGAAATTCGATTTTTCAGAGCAATTGAATCATATACTTAGAGACAATGCGGTTTTGAG GAATGAGGTTGAAAAGGTGATAGAAAATCAAGTAAATTTGGAAAACAAAGGTGTATTAGTGTTTTGTGTATGTGTTATTTTTTCATTATTTGCAATATTAAAGCTATCTCTGGATATGATTATGAGCATATGTGGAGCAATTAAATCAAGAAAATTTTGCAAATGTAGTTCTTCTTGGTTTATCCTATTATTGAGTTgtaacattattatttttatattaacttcataa
- the LOC131657344 gene encoding large ribosomal subunit protein eL18-like: MGTINLKADGNNESDDIYLKLLIKVYRLLVRKLRRESKFNRAVLDQLIISKDNQLSTISLTRLIDALKDKEGKIGVVAGVVTDLDSTVHDVPAIKVAAISFTATARARIESAGGECLIFDQLPFVDIFGHNSVLVMESTTSWWPDLSSEE, translated from the exons ATG GGTACAATAAATCTCAAAGCCGACGGCAACAATGAATCCGATGATATCTACCTGAAGCTCTTAATCAAGGTATATCGCCTTCTAGTAAGAAAGCTTAGGAGAGAAAGCAAGTTCAATCGTGCTGTACTCGATCAATTGATCATTAGTAAAGACAACCAACTTTCAACAATTTCTTTGACACGGTTGATTGATGCCTTGAAGGACAAG GAGGGCAAAATTGGTGTTGTTGCAGGTGTTGTAACTGATCTTGATTCTACCGTACATGATGTCCCAGCCATTAAAGTTGCGGCAATATCTTTCACAGCAACAGCGCGTGCCCGGATTGAAAGTGCAGGGGGTGAATGCCTTATATTTGACCAACTCCCCTTTGTTGATATCTTTGGACATAACTCG gTGCTTGTAATGGAGTCAACAACATCTTGGTGGCCGGACCTCTCCTCTGAGGAATAG
- the LOC131657345 gene encoding large ribosomal subunit protein eL18-like, with protein sequence MGAINLKAYGNSESDDIYLELLIKLYGILRKVDSKLNEAILEQLIISKDNQLSRISLTRLIDALKDKEGKIGVVVGVVTDLDSTVYDVPAIKVAAISFTDMARARIESAGGECIIFEQLHFGDIFGYNSVLVTESTTSWWPDLSSEED encoded by the exons ATG GGTGCAATAAATCTCAAAGCCTACGGCAACAGTGAATCTGATGATATCTACCTGGAGCTCTTAATCAAG CTATATGGCATTCTAAGGAAGGTTGATAGCAAGTTAAATGAGGCTATACTCGAGCAATTGATCATTAGTAAAGACAACCAACTTTCAAGAATTTCTTTGACACGGTTGATCGATGCCTTGAAGGACAAG GAGGGCAAAATTGGTGTTGTTGTAGGTGTTGTAACTGATCTTGATTCTACCGTATATGATGTCCCAGCCATTAAAGTTGCAGCAATATCTTTCACAGACATGGCGCGTGCCCGGATTGAAAGTGCAGGTGGTGAATGCATTATATTTGAACAACTCCACTTTGGGGATATATTTGGATATAACTCG gTGCTTGTAACGGAGTCAACAACATCTTGGTGGCCGGACCTCTCCTCTGAGGAGGACTAG